In Paenibacillus algicola, a genomic segment contains:
- a CDS encoding LacI family DNA-binding transcriptional regulator, with amino-acid sequence MSRKVSIQTLADQLGLSKYAVSRALSGKSGVSEATRSRVLELARASGYRTSIAIAKPDNQESPDDSRESSFVLICMKQQNRGEPNYWERVLSGMLAACEERGWLHAIVSPPQELSPADVPAEQLIAPHVHWDQCIGIIVMGAFPYPLLQRMADIQLPLVLVDHQEPLLQCDTVRHDDVNAGATASTFLQSQHCRRIGFITDDGRSASFLQRRIGVQLGVGGDFLQQGTTLLEWQVPYERGHWGDEVLKSLEQIPEDERPDGWIGANDDIALEWMETLQKHGYSIPEDCRVIGIDNVWGASLSSPTLTTIQLSKEELGARAIEALERRLHRPGAPVETIMLSTRLIPRKSA; translated from the coding sequence ATGTCACGAAAAGTATCGATTCAAACCTTGGCCGACCAGCTTGGCCTGTCCAAATATGCCGTTTCCAGAGCATTGAGCGGAAAGTCAGGCGTCAGTGAAGCGACACGCAGCCGGGTGCTGGAGCTAGCCAGAGCATCAGGCTATCGCACTTCAATAGCTATAGCTAAGCCTGACAACCAGGAATCGCCGGATGACAGCCGGGAGTCTTCCTTCGTGCTGATCTGCATGAAGCAGCAGAACCGCGGCGAGCCGAACTATTGGGAGCGGGTGCTTTCAGGCATGCTTGCAGCCTGTGAGGAGCGAGGATGGCTGCATGCAATCGTATCTCCGCCGCAGGAGCTGTCGCCTGCAGACGTTCCGGCAGAGCAGCTCATTGCCCCTCATGTCCATTGGGATCAATGCATTGGCATCATTGTTATGGGGGCTTTTCCATATCCGCTGCTGCAGCGAATGGCAGATATCCAGCTTCCCTTAGTCCTTGTGGATCATCAGGAGCCGCTGCTGCAGTGTGATACGGTTCGCCATGACGATGTGAATGCCGGAGCCACAGCTTCTACGTTTCTCCAGTCACAGCATTGTCGGCGTATTGGCTTCATTACCGACGATGGACGCTCGGCGAGCTTTTTGCAGCGAAGGATCGGTGTGCAATTAGGTGTGGGTGGTGACTTTTTGCAGCAAGGCACGACTCTGCTGGAATGGCAGGTGCCCTACGAAAGAGGTCATTGGGGAGATGAAGTGCTGAAGTCTCTGGAGCAGATCCCGGAGGACGAGCGTCCTGACGGATGGATTGGGGCGAACGATGATATCGCGCTGGAGTGGATGGAGACTTTGCAAAAACACGGCTACTCCATTCCGGAGGACTGCCGGGTCATCGGCATAGATAATGTGTGGGGGGCTTCACTCTCCTCTCCGACACTTACAACGATTCAGCTGAGCAAGGAAGAGCTGGGTGCCCGGGCCATTGAAGCGCTGGAACGGCGCCTGCATCGCCCGGGGGCACCGGTGGAAACGATCATGCTTTCTACCCGGCTAATTCCGCGGAAATCGGCCTAA
- a CDS encoding 2Fe-2S iron-sulfur cluster-binding protein, with protein sequence MLKRLKSYLNQRRKSASNLEPELVITTERDEERTLLLIKSGVQRSVEPIIGETVLQIAEMHQVEWNSFCKRGTCARCRCIILEGEELLSSPNEAEEARLDPEELEEGYRLGCQVKVKQPGDMTIRHAPYF encoded by the coding sequence ATGCTCAAGCGACTGAAGTCATATCTGAATCAACGCCGGAAGTCCGCTTCTAACCTTGAGCCGGAGCTCGTGATCACAACGGAGCGGGACGAAGAGCGCACCCTGCTTCTCATTAAATCCGGTGTGCAGAGGTCGGTAGAGCCGATCATCGGGGAGACCGTTCTTCAGATCGCGGAGATGCATCAGGTTGAATGGAACTCCTTTTGCAAACGTGGAACCTGTGCGCGATGCCGCTGCATCATACTGGAAGGAGAGGAGCTGCTCTCCTCTCCGAACGAGGCTGAGGAGGCTCGGCTCGATCCGGAGGAGCTGGAGGAAGGCTACCGGTTAGGCTGCCAAGTCAAGGTGAAGCAGCCCGGAGATATGACGATTCGGCACGCGCCTTATTTCTAG
- a CDS encoding C40 family peptidase produces MKKLLLSVLGSALIFSSGAVTAFADQGPKLQAEVTKLVGTPYKWGGTTVSGFDCSGFILYIFSKYNVDLPRTSAAQATVGVKVERDDLRLGDLVFFNTSGRGVSHAGVYIGNGQFAHASTSKGVRISKLSESYYDSKYVTARRVIDQKDYIQMVGEIS; encoded by the coding sequence TTGAAGAAGCTGCTATTGTCTGTACTAGGTTCTGCTTTAATCTTTTCATCGGGTGCGGTTACGGCATTCGCAGATCAGGGGCCGAAGCTTCAAGCTGAAGTGACTAAGCTTGTCGGAACCCCTTATAAGTGGGGCGGCACGACCGTAAGTGGATTTGACTGCTCCGGATTCATTTTGTACATATTCAGCAAGTATAATGTAGACCTGCCACGTACCTCCGCAGCCCAGGCTACCGTAGGTGTGAAGGTAGAGCGTGATGATTTAAGGCTTGGTGATCTGGTATTCTTCAATACGTCGGGCAGAGGCGTATCTCATGCCGGAGTCTACATTGGTAACGGTCAATTTGCGCATGCTTCCACCAGTAAAGGTGTAAGAATCAGCAAGCTGAGCGAATCTTACTATGACAGCAAGTACGTGACTGCACGCCGGGTGATCGACCAGAAGGATTACATCCAGATGGTGGGCGAAATCAGCTAA
- a CDS encoding four-helix bundle copper-binding protein — MSTISPEKLQQCIDECLRCMQACNRCYSACLEEEDLQMMKECIRMDRECAELCAFAAQAMSMNSSYMKQICEACAEMCEACGNECSKHEHEHCRQCAEACFSCAKACREMAA; from the coding sequence ATGTCAACCATATCACCTGAAAAGCTTCAGCAATGTATTGACGAGTGCCTGCGCTGCATGCAGGCATGCAATCGCTGCTACAGTGCCTGCCTGGAGGAAGAAGACCTGCAAATGATGAAGGAATGTATCCGAATGGATCGGGAATGTGCAGAGCTCTGCGCTTTTGCAGCTCAAGCAATGTCGATGAATAGCAGCTATATGAAGCAAATTTGTGAGGCCTGTGCTGAAATGTGCGAGGCTTGCGGAAACGAGTGCAGCAAGCACGAGCATGAGCACTGCCGTCAATGTGCGGAGGCCTGCTTCTCATGTGCCAAGGCTTGCCGGGAGATGGCGGCCTAA